A stretch of Candidatus Stygibacter australis DNA encodes these proteins:
- a CDS encoding DUF1565 domain-containing protein codes for MKRIVLLLICTSFVISFVMVNAETVKSEFTNHKVYNTAISDSEPQNMERTYADLYVSPAGDNANSGLSPEEPLLTIQYACSIIEATEAEPHTIYLAAGTYSPSVNGESYPIIMPQYISLVGTAEETTILDAELTGRVLQLEDCDNVIISDLTIRHGQAIINGNGGNEGGGIHLASSNCLTHLSRNNR; via the coding sequence ATGAAAAGAATAGTTTTACTTTTAATCTGTACTTCTTTTGTAATTAGTTTTGTTATGGTAAATGCTGAAACAGTAAAATCTGAGTTCACTAACCATAAAGTTTATAATACTGCCATTTCAGATTCAGAACCACAAAACATGGAAAGAACTTATGCCGATCTATATGTATCACCGGCAGGTGATAATGCTAACAGCGGATTATCTCCAGAGGAACCATTGCTAACTATCCAGTATGCCTGCTCAATCATCGAAGCAACTGAAGCTGAACCGCATACTATTTATCTGGCAGCAGGCACTTACAGTCCCTCAGTAAATGGTGAAAGTTACCCAATAATAATGCCTCAATATATTTCACTGGTGGGCACAGCAGAAGAAACCACCATCCTTGATGCAGAACTCACTGGAAGAGTACTACAACTGGAAGACTGTGATAATGTCATTATTTCTGACCTGACTATTCGGCATGGGCAGGCTATAATTAACGGCAATGGTGGAAATGAAGGTGGAGGGATACATTTAGCCTCATCGAACTGTCTAACCCATCTTTCGAGAAACAACCGCTAA
- a CDS encoding polysaccharide deacetylase family protein gives MKKKIAYLTIDDAPSNNFDLILKYLSDNKIPAIFFCEGRKIVKRPEKVIKAIKNGFIIGNHSYDHPNFSEISIKEAESQITETDKLIESIYIESGIEKPIKVFRFPFMNIGSKNGYLNFDWNNEHVANIQTILRKLGYKQMNFENINYSWFIKAGLDKCLNVDCTYDSFDWCLDEDNSMFGYHDLPSVLSRIDEDIPDGGRGLNNPSLNEIIEMHSWIPIEAFIAIIEKIKSKNIEFKLPECY, from the coding sequence ATGAAAAAGAAAATAGCATATCTCACAATTGATGATGCACCTTCCAATAATTTTGATCTGATATTGAAGTATCTTTCAGATAATAAAATACCTGCAATATTTTTCTGTGAAGGAAGGAAAATAGTTAAGAGACCTGAAAAAGTAATTAAAGCAATAAAGAATGGATTCATAATCGGGAATCATAGCTATGATCATCCGAACTTCTCAGAAATTTCAATTAAAGAAGCAGAATCCCAAATAACTGAAACAGATAAACTCATAGAATCAATTTATATTGAATCAGGAATTGAAAAACCAATTAAAGTGTTTAGGTTTCCTTTTATGAATATTGGAAGTAAAAATGGATACCTAAATTTTGATTGGAATAATGAACATGTTGCTAATATTCAAACTATTCTCAGAAAACTTGGCTATAAGCAAATGAATTTTGAGAATATTAACTACTCATGGTTTATTAAGGCAGGATTAGATAAATGCTTAAACGTAGATTGCACCTACGATTCTTTTGATTGGTGTTTAGATGAAGATAATAGCATGTTTGGGTATCATGACTTGCCGTCAGTTTTATCGAGAATTGATGAAGATATTCCTGATGGTGGCAGAGGTCTAAATAATCCTTCCTTGAATGAGATAATAGAAATGCATTCATGGATACCCATTGAAGCTTTTATAGCAATTATTGAGAAAATTAAATCAAAGAATATTGAATTTAAATTGCCTGAATGTTATTAA
- a CDS encoding GNAT family N-acetyltransferase, with product MSKIRIRRMTEKDCLVLSEAFQAQGWNKPYSLYEEYFSEQQSRKRLVFVAEYDNEFAGYVTIQWESPYLYFKERDIPEIKDLNTLIKFRNNGIATELMNIAEESIQQNGYSIIGIGVGLYSDYGIAQRMYIKRGYNFDGRGLMYKGKEIEPGNHVLVDDSLTLSMLKKLT from the coding sequence ATGAGTAAAATTAGAATAAGGAGAATGACAGAAAAAGATTGTTTAGTATTATCAGAAGCATTTCAAGCCCAGGGTTGGAATAAACCATACAGTCTTTATGAGGAATATTTTTCTGAACAACAATCCAGAAAACGCCTTGTTTTTGTAGCGGAATATGATAATGAATTTGCTGGGTATGTAACTATTCAATGGGAAAGCCCATATCTATATTTCAAAGAGAGGGATATTCCAGAAATAAAGGATCTAAACACTCTAATTAAATTCAGGAATAACGGAATAGCAACTGAATTAATGAACATTGCTGAAGAATCAATACAGCAGAATGGTTATTCTATTATTGGAATAGGAGTTGGTTTATATTCTGATTATGGGATTGCTCAAAGAATGTATATAAAACGAGGATATAATTTTGATGGTAGAGGGTTGATGTATAAAGGAAAAGAAATTGAACCTGGTAATCATGTTTTAGTTGATGATAGCTTAACCCTTAGTATGCTTAAAAAACTTACATAG
- a CDS encoding NAD(P)-dependent alcohol dehydrogenase, with amino-acid sequence MKAIIYTKYGSPDVLRLKDVEKPIPKDDEVLIKILAASLNAYDWHFLTADIFLIRLMGGGLLKPKDSRLGTDVAGRIEKVGRNVTQFQPGDEVFGMVKGGFAEYASAPESSLCLKPLNTSFAEAAAIPMAAITALQGLRDEGHIKAGKKVLINGASGGVGTFAVQIAKSFDTEVTAVCSTKNLEQARSIGADHVIDYTKEDFTKNGQQYDLVFAANGHHSLSAYKRALTPKGIYVMAGGTMTQIFQSMFMGSMLSETDGRKMVGVRAKRSPNDLVFIKKLFEAGKIESVIDRRYPLSEAAEALRYLGEGHARGKIIITMENGEKT; translated from the coding sequence ATGAAAGCGATTATATACACAAAATACGGATCACCGGATGTTCTTCGGCTCAAGGATGTAGAAAAACCAATCCCTAAAGATGACGAAGTTTTGATAAAAATTCTTGCGGCATCCTTAAATGCATATGACTGGCATTTCCTGACTGCTGACATATTCTTGATTCGCCTGATGGGCGGAGGATTGCTCAAACCAAAAGACTCGAGACTCGGTACTGATGTAGCGGGGCGGATTGAAAAGGTTGGCAGAAACGTCACACAGTTTCAGCCGGGAGACGAGGTGTTTGGTATGGTAAAGGGCGGTTTTGCTGAATATGCAAGTGCACCTGAAAGCTCGTTGTGTTTGAAGCCGTTAAATACTTCATTCGCTGAAGCAGCAGCTATACCTATGGCGGCGATCACTGCTCTGCAGGGTCTACGTGATGAGGGGCATATCAAGGCAGGGAAAAAGGTTTTGATCAATGGCGCATCAGGTGGTGTTGGAACTTTTGCGGTGCAAATTGCCAAATCTTTTGATACCGAAGTTACTGCCGTGTGTAGTACGAAGAATTTGGAACAGGCTCGTTCGATTGGGGCAGACCATGTTATTGATTACACAAAAGAGGATTTCACCAAAAATGGTCAGCAGTATGATCTTGTATTTGCGGCAAATGGCCATCATTCGCTTTCTGCTTATAAGCGCGCCTTGACTCCTAAGGGCATTTATGTGATGGCTGGAGGTACCATGACTCAAATCTTCCAATCCATGTTCATGGGTTCAATGCTGTCAGAAACCGACGGCAGGAAAATGGTTGGCGTAAGAGCAAAACGGAGCCCAAACGACCTGGTTTTTATTAAAAAACTTTTTGAAGCAGGCAAAATAGAATCTGTTATTGATAGACGGTATCCATTAAGTGAGGCTGCTGAAGCGCTTCGGTATCTTGGAGAAGGACATGCCCGAGGAAAAATTATAATAACTATGGAAAATGGTGAAAAAACCTGA